One segment of Phragmites australis chromosome 13, lpPhrAust1.1, whole genome shotgun sequence DNA contains the following:
- the LOC133889069 gene encoding protein ALWAYS EARLY 2-like isoform X3 has product MASARKVRNVNKRYAKINEDWQDKDATNVHKSKVRKKKLSDMLGSQWSKDELERFYGAYRKYGKDWRKIAGAIRDRTSEMVEALYNMNKAYLSLPEGTATAAGLIAMMTDHYNILDGSNSERESNDSPKTSRKPQKRGRAKFQSVSKTSDTRYPDLLQSQPASSSYGCLSLLKKKRSGDLFVGNRPRAVGKRTPRVPVASMYHRDDWGVANRQAKPDANNGDHEGAHVAALALAEVCQRGGSPQVSQTPGRSGDHMFLSPVKSSDRKNADSDMGSSKLHGFQLDADYPEGSLGSREAETGDYTKGASYLVTKEGSASGKSQKKVKRSHKRRRKAARKTGDQFEDDREACSGTEEGHSARKAKEESELEALGSKTVWPSSMSSKRSRQLFFGESSALDALHTLADLSVNILQPSSIVESESSAQIKDENKDNDSDEKPGMPAAVSVSEQKDNSKSTAKKLKRQSDIAGTDMVTRKKAKLAKDPHHDGSTTSEVKQQACTCGIKTEKKKRKSSTGKVLKDRKNTLKDVEKTEVSTEEGKISSNKVMDIAETTAQGATTPQGDLTSKDRSRRKLGIQKSLTQECKPTEGADDSGSDKLSYSMNNVSDLKDKLSHCLSSRLLRRWCMFEWFYSAIDYPWFAKSEFVEYLNHVKLGHVPRLTRVEWGVIRSSLGKPRRLSKQFLHEEREKLAQYRDSVRQHYAELRSGVREGLPTDLARPLAVGQRVIACHPRTRELHDGNVLTVDHNRCRVQFDWLELGVEFVMDIDCMPLHPLDNFPESLRQQNFVNKYYNSLSEAKFEDGVKDLGSGGAARFTSNVNLNGADGAFHIPYGHPISTLMKQAKAKATVNEVTVAAQQAMYNQPCTLSQIQEREADIRALAELSRALDKKEALLVELRHMNEEVSGKQKDGETIRDLQHFRTQYAMVLVQLRDSNDQVASALLSLRQRNTYRANPVQSYPKSMENGGAFTGAPDPYNLFGYINPESGSQVIEIIETSRCRAKTMVDVAIQAMCKVSEGENAFAKIGEALDNLSSRGTGSGSSILGIRRIPPDSGQANSSYQDNGTPTPATNNASSPRLPNECDSEAQYPSELISSCVATILMIQNCTEKQYHPAEVAHILDSALSRLQPCSSQNIPIFREIEMCMGIIKNQMLALIPTPSG; this is encoded by the exons ATGGCTTCAGCAAGAAAAGTGAGAAATGTGAATAAACGCTATGCCAAAATCAATGAAGACTGGCAGGATAAAGATGCAACAAATGTACATAAAAGTAAAGTGCGA AAGAAAAAGTTATCAGACATGCTTGGGTCTCAGTGGAGCAAAGATGAGCTCGAGCGTTTCTATGGAGCCTACAGAAAATATGGAAAAGATTGGAGAAAG ATTGCTGGTGCTATCCGTGATAGAACATCTGAAATGGTGGAGGCTCTGTACAACATGAATAAG GCTTATTTATCTCTTCCCGAGGGAACAGCTACTGCTGCGGGGTTAATAGCGATGATGACTGATCACTACAATATTCTG GATGGAAGTAACAGTGAGCGTGAAAGTAATGATTCACCAAAAACTTCTAGGAAGCCACAGAAGCGTGGTCGTGCTAAGTTTCAATCTGTGTCTAAGACATCTGATACACGTTACCCTGATCTATTGCAATCTCAACCTGCTTCATCGAGCTATGGGTGCCTTTCTTTGTTGAAGAAGAAGCGTTCTGGAG ACCTTTTTGTAGGGAACAGGCCACGTGCTGTTGGAAAAAGGACTCCACGAGTACCTGTCGCAAGCATGTACCATCGAGATGACTGGGGTGTAGCAAATAGACAAGCAAAACCAGATGCTAACAATGGTGATCATGAAGGAGCTCACGTAGCGGCGCTTGCTCTGGCAGAGGTATGTCAAAGAGGAGGCTCACCTCAGGTTTCTCAAACGCCTGGAAGATCTGGTGATCATATGTTCCTGTCTCCAGTTAAAAGTAGTGACAGAAAA AATGCGGATTCAGACATGGGAAGCTCAAAGTTGCATGGGTTTCAATTGGATGCTGATTACCCTGAAGGTAGCTTAGGAAGTAGGGAAGCCGAAACTGGTGACTATACCAAAGGTGCATCGTATTTGGTGACTAAGGAAGGTTCTGCATCTGGGAAGTCTCAGAAGAAAGTAAAGAGGTCTCataagaggaggagaaaagCTGCACGCAAAACAGGcgatcagtttgaggatgacagAGAGGCTTGCAGTGGTACTGAAGAAGGGCATAGTGCGAGAAAGGCTAAAGAGGAATCAGAGCTGGAGGCACTGGGAAGTAAAACTGTATGGCCATCTAGCATGTCAAGTAAAAGAAGTCGACAACTGTTTTTTGGCG AAAGCTCAGCTCTAGATGCATTACATACATTAGCTGATCTATCTGTGAATATCCTACAACCTTCTTCAATTGTTGAATCCG AATCATCAGCACAGATTAAGGATGAAAACAAAGACAATGATTCTGATGAAAAGCCCGGTATGCCTGCAGCAGTATCAGTGTCTGAGCAGAAAGATAACTCCAAAAGTACAGCAAAAAAACTCAAAAGGCAGTCAGACATTGCAGGCACTGACATGGTTACTAGGAAAAAAGCTAAACTTGCTAAAGATCCTCATCATGATGGGAGCACCACTTCTGAAGTAAAGCAACAAGCTTGTACGTGTGGCATTAAaacagagaaaaagaagaggaagtcTTCCACAGGAAAG GTTTTGAAAGATAGAAAGAATACACTAAAAGATGTTGAGAAGACTGAG GTTTCTACTGAAGAAGGGAAGATATCTTCTAATAAAG TTATGGATATTGCAGAGACAACTGCACAAGGTGCAACAACTCCGCAGGGTGACTTGACATCAAAGGATAGAAGTCGCCGTAAATTAGGCATTCAGAAATCATTAACTCAAGAATGTAAACCTACAGAGGGTGCTGATGATTCGGGAAGTGATAAACTTTCTTACTCAATGAATAATGTTAGCGATCTTAAG GACAAACTCTCTCACTGCTTGTCATCACGTTTGCTCCGTAGATGGTGCATGTTTGAATGGTTTTACAGTGCAATCGATTATCCGTGGTTTGCCAAGAGTGAATTTGTTGAGTATTTGAATCATGTCAAGCTGGGTCATGTGCCAAGGCTGACTCGTGTTGAGTGGGGTGTCATAAGGAG TTCTCTTGGAAAGCCCCGTCGATTGTCCAAACAGTTTTTgcacgaggagagagagaagcttGCTCAGTATCGTGATTCAGTCAGACAGCACTATGCTGAACTTCGATCTGGTGTTCGAGAAGGTCTACCTACAGATCTTGCACGACCTCTAGCAGTTGGACAGCGTGTTATAGCCTGCCATCCTAGAACAAGGGAACTTCATGATGGGAATGTTCTGACTGTTGATCATAATCGTTGCCGGGTTCAATTTGATTGGCTTGAGCTGGGTGTTGAGTTTGTGATG GATATTGATTGTATGCCCCTGCATCCTCTGGATAATTTCCCTGAGTCTCTCAGACAGCAAAACTTTGTGAACAAATATTACAACAGCTTATCAGAAGCAAAATTCGAGGATGGGGTGAAAGACTTGGGTAGCGGAGGTGCAGCAAGATTCACATCAAACGTGAATTTGAATGGTGCCGATGGGGCCTTCCATATACCTTATGGTCACCCAATAAGTACTTTAATGAAGCAAGCAAAG GCCAAAGCTACAGTTAATGAGGTTACAGTTGCTGCACAACAGGCAATGTATAATCAGCCATGCACTCTCTCACAGATACAGGAAAGAGAAGCTGATATAAGAGCTCTTGCTGAACTATCACGTGCTCTTGATAAAAAG GAAGCTTTGCTGGTAGAGTTGAGGCACATGAATGAAGAAGTGTCTGGAAAGCAGAAGGATGGGGAAACTATTAGAGACTTGCAGCATTTCAGGACGCAATATGCTATGGTGCTTGTGCAGCTAAGAGATTCCAATGATCAA GTAGCCTCAGCCTTGCTTTCGCTGCGGCAACGCAACACATATCGTGCGAATCCAGTACAATCATATCCTAAATCCATGGAAAATGGCGGAGCCTTTACTGGAGCACCAGACCCGTACAACCTTTTTGGTTATATTAATCCGGAGTCTGGTTCCCAAGTGATTGAAATTATTGAGACTTCAAGGTGCAGAGCAAAAACGATGGTTGATGTTGCTATTCAG GCGATGTGCAAAGTGAGTGAAGGAGAGAATGCTTTTGCAAAAATAGGTGAAGCACTAGATAATCTGAGTAGCCGCGGTACTGGATCTGGTTCAAGCATATTAGGCATAAGGCGGATACCTCCTGATTCAGGACAGGCAAATTCATCTTACCAAGATAACGGCACACCTACCCCTGCAACAAACAATGCCTCCAGTCCAAGATTGCCCAACGAGTGTGATTCCGAAGCCCAATATCCTTCCGAATTGATTTCATCCTGTGTCGCCACCATTCTTATGATACAG AACTGCACGGAGAAGCAGTACCATCCTGCCGAAGTCGCGCACATCCTTGATTCTGCATTGTCGCGCCTACAACCGTGCAGCTCGCAGAACATCCCGATCTTCAGGGAGATCGAGATGTGCATGGGCATCATCAAGAACCAAATGTTGGCGTTGATACCCACTCCGAGTGGCTAG
- the LOC133889069 gene encoding protein ALWAYS EARLY 2-like isoform X2, giving the protein MASARKVRNVNKRYAKINEDWQDKDATNVHKSKVRKKKLSDMLGSQWSKDELERFYGAYRKYGKDWRKIAGAIRDRTSEMVEALYNMNKAYLSLPEGTATAAGLIAMMTDHYNILDGSNSERESNDSPKTSRKPQKRGRAKFQSVSKTSDTRYPDLLQSQPASSSYGCLSLLKKKRSGDLFVGNRPRAVGKRTPRVPVASMYHRDDWGVANRQAKPDANNGDHEGAHVAALALAEVCQRGGSPQVSQTPGRSGDHMFLSPVKSSDRKNADSDMGSSKLHGFQLDADYPEGSLGSREAETGDYTKGASYLVTKEGSASGKSQKKVKRSHKRRRKAARKTGDQFEDDREACSGTEEGHSARKAKEESELEALGSKTVWPSSMSSKRSRQLFFGESSALDALHTLADLSVNILQPSSIVESESSAQIKDENKDNDSDEKPGMPAAVSVSEQKDNSKSTAKKLKRQSDIAGTDMVTRKKAKLAKDPHHDGSTTSEVKQQACTCGIKTEKKKRKSSTGKVLKDRKNTLKDVEKTEVSTEEGKISSNKETTAQGATTPQGDLTSKDRSRRKLGIQKSLTQECKPTEGADDSGSDKLSYSMNNVSDLKDKLSHCLSSRLLRRWCMFEWFYSAIDYPWFAKSEFVEYLNHVKLGHVPRLTRVEWGVIRSSLGKPRRLSKQFLHEEREKLAQYRDSVRQHYAELRSGVREGLPTDLARPLAVGQRVIACHPRTRELHDGNVLTVDHNRCRVQFDWLELGVEFVMDIDCMPLHPLDNFPESLRQQNFVNKYYNSLSEAKFEDGVKDLGSGGAARFTSNVNLNGADGAFHIPYGHPISTLMKQAKGDTIDSIAQAKATVNEVTVAAQQAMYNQPCTLSQIQEREADIRALAELSRALDKKEALLVELRHMNEEVSGKQKDGETIRDLQHFRTQYAMVLVQLRDSNDQVASALLSLRQRNTYRANPVQSYPKSMENGGAFTGAPDPYNLFGYINPESGSQVIEIIETSRCRAKTMVDVAIQAMCKVSEGENAFAKIGEALDNLSSRGTGSGSSILGIRRIPPDSGQANSSYQDNGTPTPATNNASSPRLPNECDSEAQYPSELISSCVATILMIQNCTEKQYHPAEVAHILDSALSRLQPCSSQNIPIFREIEMCMGIIKNQMLALIPTPSG; this is encoded by the exons ATGGCTTCAGCAAGAAAAGTGAGAAATGTGAATAAACGCTATGCCAAAATCAATGAAGACTGGCAGGATAAAGATGCAACAAATGTACATAAAAGTAAAGTGCGA AAGAAAAAGTTATCAGACATGCTTGGGTCTCAGTGGAGCAAAGATGAGCTCGAGCGTTTCTATGGAGCCTACAGAAAATATGGAAAAGATTGGAGAAAG ATTGCTGGTGCTATCCGTGATAGAACATCTGAAATGGTGGAGGCTCTGTACAACATGAATAAG GCTTATTTATCTCTTCCCGAGGGAACAGCTACTGCTGCGGGGTTAATAGCGATGATGACTGATCACTACAATATTCTG GATGGAAGTAACAGTGAGCGTGAAAGTAATGATTCACCAAAAACTTCTAGGAAGCCACAGAAGCGTGGTCGTGCTAAGTTTCAATCTGTGTCTAAGACATCTGATACACGTTACCCTGATCTATTGCAATCTCAACCTGCTTCATCGAGCTATGGGTGCCTTTCTTTGTTGAAGAAGAAGCGTTCTGGAG ACCTTTTTGTAGGGAACAGGCCACGTGCTGTTGGAAAAAGGACTCCACGAGTACCTGTCGCAAGCATGTACCATCGAGATGACTGGGGTGTAGCAAATAGACAAGCAAAACCAGATGCTAACAATGGTGATCATGAAGGAGCTCACGTAGCGGCGCTTGCTCTGGCAGAGGTATGTCAAAGAGGAGGCTCACCTCAGGTTTCTCAAACGCCTGGAAGATCTGGTGATCATATGTTCCTGTCTCCAGTTAAAAGTAGTGACAGAAAA AATGCGGATTCAGACATGGGAAGCTCAAAGTTGCATGGGTTTCAATTGGATGCTGATTACCCTGAAGGTAGCTTAGGAAGTAGGGAAGCCGAAACTGGTGACTATACCAAAGGTGCATCGTATTTGGTGACTAAGGAAGGTTCTGCATCTGGGAAGTCTCAGAAGAAAGTAAAGAGGTCTCataagaggaggagaaaagCTGCACGCAAAACAGGcgatcagtttgaggatgacagAGAGGCTTGCAGTGGTACTGAAGAAGGGCATAGTGCGAGAAAGGCTAAAGAGGAATCAGAGCTGGAGGCACTGGGAAGTAAAACTGTATGGCCATCTAGCATGTCAAGTAAAAGAAGTCGACAACTGTTTTTTGGCG AAAGCTCAGCTCTAGATGCATTACATACATTAGCTGATCTATCTGTGAATATCCTACAACCTTCTTCAATTGTTGAATCCG AATCATCAGCACAGATTAAGGATGAAAACAAAGACAATGATTCTGATGAAAAGCCCGGTATGCCTGCAGCAGTATCAGTGTCTGAGCAGAAAGATAACTCCAAAAGTACAGCAAAAAAACTCAAAAGGCAGTCAGACATTGCAGGCACTGACATGGTTACTAGGAAAAAAGCTAAACTTGCTAAAGATCCTCATCATGATGGGAGCACCACTTCTGAAGTAAAGCAACAAGCTTGTACGTGTGGCATTAAaacagagaaaaagaagaggaagtcTTCCACAGGAAAG GTTTTGAAAGATAGAAAGAATACACTAAAAGATGTTGAGAAGACTGAG GTTTCTACTGAAGAAGGGAAGATATCTTCTAATAAAG AGACAACTGCACAAGGTGCAACAACTCCGCAGGGTGACTTGACATCAAAGGATAGAAGTCGCCGTAAATTAGGCATTCAGAAATCATTAACTCAAGAATGTAAACCTACAGAGGGTGCTGATGATTCGGGAAGTGATAAACTTTCTTACTCAATGAATAATGTTAGCGATCTTAAG GACAAACTCTCTCACTGCTTGTCATCACGTTTGCTCCGTAGATGGTGCATGTTTGAATGGTTTTACAGTGCAATCGATTATCCGTGGTTTGCCAAGAGTGAATTTGTTGAGTATTTGAATCATGTCAAGCTGGGTCATGTGCCAAGGCTGACTCGTGTTGAGTGGGGTGTCATAAGGAG TTCTCTTGGAAAGCCCCGTCGATTGTCCAAACAGTTTTTgcacgaggagagagagaagcttGCTCAGTATCGTGATTCAGTCAGACAGCACTATGCTGAACTTCGATCTGGTGTTCGAGAAGGTCTACCTACAGATCTTGCACGACCTCTAGCAGTTGGACAGCGTGTTATAGCCTGCCATCCTAGAACAAGGGAACTTCATGATGGGAATGTTCTGACTGTTGATCATAATCGTTGCCGGGTTCAATTTGATTGGCTTGAGCTGGGTGTTGAGTTTGTGATG GATATTGATTGTATGCCCCTGCATCCTCTGGATAATTTCCCTGAGTCTCTCAGACAGCAAAACTTTGTGAACAAATATTACAACAGCTTATCAGAAGCAAAATTCGAGGATGGGGTGAAAGACTTGGGTAGCGGAGGTGCAGCAAGATTCACATCAAACGTGAATTTGAATGGTGCCGATGGGGCCTTCCATATACCTTATGGTCACCCAATAAGTACTTTAATGAAGCAAGCAAAG GGTGACACAATTGATTCCATTGCACAGGCCAAAGCTACAGTTAATGAGGTTACAGTTGCTGCACAACAGGCAATGTATAATCAGCCATGCACTCTCTCACAGATACAGGAAAGAGAAGCTGATATAAGAGCTCTTGCTGAACTATCACGTGCTCTTGATAAAAAG GAAGCTTTGCTGGTAGAGTTGAGGCACATGAATGAAGAAGTGTCTGGAAAGCAGAAGGATGGGGAAACTATTAGAGACTTGCAGCATTTCAGGACGCAATATGCTATGGTGCTTGTGCAGCTAAGAGATTCCAATGATCAA GTAGCCTCAGCCTTGCTTTCGCTGCGGCAACGCAACACATATCGTGCGAATCCAGTACAATCATATCCTAAATCCATGGAAAATGGCGGAGCCTTTACTGGAGCACCAGACCCGTACAACCTTTTTGGTTATATTAATCCGGAGTCTGGTTCCCAAGTGATTGAAATTATTGAGACTTCAAGGTGCAGAGCAAAAACGATGGTTGATGTTGCTATTCAG GCGATGTGCAAAGTGAGTGAAGGAGAGAATGCTTTTGCAAAAATAGGTGAAGCACTAGATAATCTGAGTAGCCGCGGTACTGGATCTGGTTCAAGCATATTAGGCATAAGGCGGATACCTCCTGATTCAGGACAGGCAAATTCATCTTACCAAGATAACGGCACACCTACCCCTGCAACAAACAATGCCTCCAGTCCAAGATTGCCCAACGAGTGTGATTCCGAAGCCCAATATCCTTCCGAATTGATTTCATCCTGTGTCGCCACCATTCTTATGATACAG AACTGCACGGAGAAGCAGTACCATCCTGCCGAAGTCGCGCACATCCTTGATTCTGCATTGTCGCGCCTACAACCGTGCAGCTCGCAGAACATCCCGATCTTCAGGGAGATCGAGATGTGCATGGGCATCATCAAGAACCAAATGTTGGCGTTGATACCCACTCCGAGTGGCTAG
- the LOC133889069 gene encoding protein ALWAYS EARLY 2-like isoform X1 encodes MASARKVRNVNKRYAKINEDWQDKDATNVHKSKVRKKKLSDMLGSQWSKDELERFYGAYRKYGKDWRKIAGAIRDRTSEMVEALYNMNKAYLSLPEGTATAAGLIAMMTDHYNILDGSNSERESNDSPKTSRKPQKRGRAKFQSVSKTSDTRYPDLLQSQPASSSYGCLSLLKKKRSGDLFVGNRPRAVGKRTPRVPVASMYHRDDWGVANRQAKPDANNGDHEGAHVAALALAEVCQRGGSPQVSQTPGRSGDHMFLSPVKSSDRKNADSDMGSSKLHGFQLDADYPEGSLGSREAETGDYTKGASYLVTKEGSASGKSQKKVKRSHKRRRKAARKTGDQFEDDREACSGTEEGHSARKAKEESELEALGSKTVWPSSMSSKRSRQLFFGESSALDALHTLADLSVNILQPSSIVESESSAQIKDENKDNDSDEKPGMPAAVSVSEQKDNSKSTAKKLKRQSDIAGTDMVTRKKAKLAKDPHHDGSTTSEVKQQACTCGIKTEKKKRKSSTGKVLKDRKNTLKDVEKTEVSTEEGKISSNKVMDIAETTAQGATTPQGDLTSKDRSRRKLGIQKSLTQECKPTEGADDSGSDKLSYSMNNVSDLKDKLSHCLSSRLLRRWCMFEWFYSAIDYPWFAKSEFVEYLNHVKLGHVPRLTRVEWGVIRSSLGKPRRLSKQFLHEEREKLAQYRDSVRQHYAELRSGVREGLPTDLARPLAVGQRVIACHPRTRELHDGNVLTVDHNRCRVQFDWLELGVEFVMDIDCMPLHPLDNFPESLRQQNFVNKYYNSLSEAKFEDGVKDLGSGGAARFTSNVNLNGADGAFHIPYGHPISTLMKQAKGDTIDSIAQAKATVNEVTVAAQQAMYNQPCTLSQIQEREADIRALAELSRALDKKEALLVELRHMNEEVSGKQKDGETIRDLQHFRTQYAMVLVQLRDSNDQVASALLSLRQRNTYRANPVQSYPKSMENGGAFTGAPDPYNLFGYINPESGSQVIEIIETSRCRAKTMVDVAIQAMCKVSEGENAFAKIGEALDNLSSRGTGSGSSILGIRRIPPDSGQANSSYQDNGTPTPATNNASSPRLPNECDSEAQYPSELISSCVATILMIQNCTEKQYHPAEVAHILDSALSRLQPCSSQNIPIFREIEMCMGIIKNQMLALIPTPSG; translated from the exons ATGGCTTCAGCAAGAAAAGTGAGAAATGTGAATAAACGCTATGCCAAAATCAATGAAGACTGGCAGGATAAAGATGCAACAAATGTACATAAAAGTAAAGTGCGA AAGAAAAAGTTATCAGACATGCTTGGGTCTCAGTGGAGCAAAGATGAGCTCGAGCGTTTCTATGGAGCCTACAGAAAATATGGAAAAGATTGGAGAAAG ATTGCTGGTGCTATCCGTGATAGAACATCTGAAATGGTGGAGGCTCTGTACAACATGAATAAG GCTTATTTATCTCTTCCCGAGGGAACAGCTACTGCTGCGGGGTTAATAGCGATGATGACTGATCACTACAATATTCTG GATGGAAGTAACAGTGAGCGTGAAAGTAATGATTCACCAAAAACTTCTAGGAAGCCACAGAAGCGTGGTCGTGCTAAGTTTCAATCTGTGTCTAAGACATCTGATACACGTTACCCTGATCTATTGCAATCTCAACCTGCTTCATCGAGCTATGGGTGCCTTTCTTTGTTGAAGAAGAAGCGTTCTGGAG ACCTTTTTGTAGGGAACAGGCCACGTGCTGTTGGAAAAAGGACTCCACGAGTACCTGTCGCAAGCATGTACCATCGAGATGACTGGGGTGTAGCAAATAGACAAGCAAAACCAGATGCTAACAATGGTGATCATGAAGGAGCTCACGTAGCGGCGCTTGCTCTGGCAGAGGTATGTCAAAGAGGAGGCTCACCTCAGGTTTCTCAAACGCCTGGAAGATCTGGTGATCATATGTTCCTGTCTCCAGTTAAAAGTAGTGACAGAAAA AATGCGGATTCAGACATGGGAAGCTCAAAGTTGCATGGGTTTCAATTGGATGCTGATTACCCTGAAGGTAGCTTAGGAAGTAGGGAAGCCGAAACTGGTGACTATACCAAAGGTGCATCGTATTTGGTGACTAAGGAAGGTTCTGCATCTGGGAAGTCTCAGAAGAAAGTAAAGAGGTCTCataagaggaggagaaaagCTGCACGCAAAACAGGcgatcagtttgaggatgacagAGAGGCTTGCAGTGGTACTGAAGAAGGGCATAGTGCGAGAAAGGCTAAAGAGGAATCAGAGCTGGAGGCACTGGGAAGTAAAACTGTATGGCCATCTAGCATGTCAAGTAAAAGAAGTCGACAACTGTTTTTTGGCG AAAGCTCAGCTCTAGATGCATTACATACATTAGCTGATCTATCTGTGAATATCCTACAACCTTCTTCAATTGTTGAATCCG AATCATCAGCACAGATTAAGGATGAAAACAAAGACAATGATTCTGATGAAAAGCCCGGTATGCCTGCAGCAGTATCAGTGTCTGAGCAGAAAGATAACTCCAAAAGTACAGCAAAAAAACTCAAAAGGCAGTCAGACATTGCAGGCACTGACATGGTTACTAGGAAAAAAGCTAAACTTGCTAAAGATCCTCATCATGATGGGAGCACCACTTCTGAAGTAAAGCAACAAGCTTGTACGTGTGGCATTAAaacagagaaaaagaagaggaagtcTTCCACAGGAAAG GTTTTGAAAGATAGAAAGAATACACTAAAAGATGTTGAGAAGACTGAG GTTTCTACTGAAGAAGGGAAGATATCTTCTAATAAAG TTATGGATATTGCAGAGACAACTGCACAAGGTGCAACAACTCCGCAGGGTGACTTGACATCAAAGGATAGAAGTCGCCGTAAATTAGGCATTCAGAAATCATTAACTCAAGAATGTAAACCTACAGAGGGTGCTGATGATTCGGGAAGTGATAAACTTTCTTACTCAATGAATAATGTTAGCGATCTTAAG GACAAACTCTCTCACTGCTTGTCATCACGTTTGCTCCGTAGATGGTGCATGTTTGAATGGTTTTACAGTGCAATCGATTATCCGTGGTTTGCCAAGAGTGAATTTGTTGAGTATTTGAATCATGTCAAGCTGGGTCATGTGCCAAGGCTGACTCGTGTTGAGTGGGGTGTCATAAGGAG TTCTCTTGGAAAGCCCCGTCGATTGTCCAAACAGTTTTTgcacgaggagagagagaagcttGCTCAGTATCGTGATTCAGTCAGACAGCACTATGCTGAACTTCGATCTGGTGTTCGAGAAGGTCTACCTACAGATCTTGCACGACCTCTAGCAGTTGGACAGCGTGTTATAGCCTGCCATCCTAGAACAAGGGAACTTCATGATGGGAATGTTCTGACTGTTGATCATAATCGTTGCCGGGTTCAATTTGATTGGCTTGAGCTGGGTGTTGAGTTTGTGATG GATATTGATTGTATGCCCCTGCATCCTCTGGATAATTTCCCTGAGTCTCTCAGACAGCAAAACTTTGTGAACAAATATTACAACAGCTTATCAGAAGCAAAATTCGAGGATGGGGTGAAAGACTTGGGTAGCGGAGGTGCAGCAAGATTCACATCAAACGTGAATTTGAATGGTGCCGATGGGGCCTTCCATATACCTTATGGTCACCCAATAAGTACTTTAATGAAGCAAGCAAAG GGTGACACAATTGATTCCATTGCACAGGCCAAAGCTACAGTTAATGAGGTTACAGTTGCTGCACAACAGGCAATGTATAATCAGCCATGCACTCTCTCACAGATACAGGAAAGAGAAGCTGATATAAGAGCTCTTGCTGAACTATCACGTGCTCTTGATAAAAAG GAAGCTTTGCTGGTAGAGTTGAGGCACATGAATGAAGAAGTGTCTGGAAAGCAGAAGGATGGGGAAACTATTAGAGACTTGCAGCATTTCAGGACGCAATATGCTATGGTGCTTGTGCAGCTAAGAGATTCCAATGATCAA GTAGCCTCAGCCTTGCTTTCGCTGCGGCAACGCAACACATATCGTGCGAATCCAGTACAATCATATCCTAAATCCATGGAAAATGGCGGAGCCTTTACTGGAGCACCAGACCCGTACAACCTTTTTGGTTATATTAATCCGGAGTCTGGTTCCCAAGTGATTGAAATTATTGAGACTTCAAGGTGCAGAGCAAAAACGATGGTTGATGTTGCTATTCAG GCGATGTGCAAAGTGAGTGAAGGAGAGAATGCTTTTGCAAAAATAGGTGAAGCACTAGATAATCTGAGTAGCCGCGGTACTGGATCTGGTTCAAGCATATTAGGCATAAGGCGGATACCTCCTGATTCAGGACAGGCAAATTCATCTTACCAAGATAACGGCACACCTACCCCTGCAACAAACAATGCCTCCAGTCCAAGATTGCCCAACGAGTGTGATTCCGAAGCCCAATATCCTTCCGAATTGATTTCATCCTGTGTCGCCACCATTCTTATGATACAG AACTGCACGGAGAAGCAGTACCATCCTGCCGAAGTCGCGCACATCCTTGATTCTGCATTGTCGCGCCTACAACCGTGCAGCTCGCAGAACATCCCGATCTTCAGGGAGATCGAGATGTGCATGGGCATCATCAAGAACCAAATGTTGGCGTTGATACCCACTCCGAGTGGCTAG